The genomic stretch GTTTGTCTTGAAAGCAGTAGTGCGATGAGATAGCAGATAGGTagcacttgatagaactcaaggagagacctgcCTCAGTTAGTGTCATAAGAAATTCCAGGACTATTGGGATGGAAACACGGGATGGTGGAACTTCTCTGGTTCGTAAGAAGGCAAGAAATCTGTCCCATTTATAGGCGTAGGACCTCTGAGTAGATGGTCTCTGGGCAGCCCTAATCACATCCTGTATACCGGATGGTAGAGATTTTAGGACTGAatcttccatgccaccaatgggagagacTTCATCTCGGGATGGTGGACTTGTCCGTCGTGCAGCGAAAGTAAATCGGGACGGTGCTTCAAGCGAAGATGTTCTTGGGCCCGTTGAAGCAGGGGAGCAAACCACGGCTGCctgggccaccacggggtgatcaagaTTGCTTCCGTGGAGTCCGTCCACATTTTTGTCAGTACTCTGGTGATTAGTGGAAAGGGGGGAAACGCATAAAGGAGGCCGTTTGTCCATTGAAATTGAAAGGCATTGCCCAGGGAGTCTGCTCCCCGGACCCGTGAGCAATACTTTTCCAGCTGGGCATTGCTGGGGGAAGCGAATAGGTCCACTATAGGCGTGCCCCATCGTTGAAAGAGGCGGGAGACTACTTCTGGGTGTAGTTTCCATTCGTGACATGTTGTCTGGGACCTGCTGAGTTGATCCGCTAGGTCGTTCTCCTCTCCTGGGAGGTGGATGCACTGAAGCAGAATGTTGTGctgtatgcaccagtcccagatccgaAGTGTGATGGCTAAGAGAGTCCTCGATCttgtacctccttgtttgttgaggtaataCATGGTCGTGGTATTGTCCGTTAGGAGGAGTACCACCTTGTCGGAGAGTAAGCTCTGAAAGGCCCTGAGTGCTTTCTCTACTGCCAACATTTCCAATGCATTGATGTGGAGGTTCAACTCCGTTAATGTCCATTTGTCCTTTACAGTGAGTCCTAACGCATGGGCACCCCATCCCTGTCGGGATGCATCCGTTGTCAGAGTTATCTCTGGCGAAGGCGGAATAAATGGCATGCCTGAGCAGACGTTGTCTGGTTGGAGCCACCATCTCAGCGAAGCTTGGACCTTCCTTGGAATGGTGAGAACCTTGTCCGGATGGTCCCTCACCGGATCGAAGGTGGACAGGAACCAAGACTGTACGGGTCTGAGGCGCAGTCTTGCCCAAAGGGTAACGAAGGTTGTGGAGGCTAAGTGTCCCATCGCCACCTGTATCACACGGGCTGGTAGGTGTCTGTACCGTAGACAGGCTCGTATGGCGAATGTTAGGGCTTGGAATCTGGACTGCGGGAGGTAGGCCCTGGCTGCTTCTGAGTCCAGCAATGTGCCTATAAAATTGATTTGTCTGGACGGGGTCAATTGGGATTTTTCGAGGTTGACACGAAGTCCCAATGATGCCAGTAGGTCTTGGGCAAAGTCCATCTGGTGTtgaagggcctctctggatggTGCCGTAAATAGCCAGTCGTCCAGATAGGGGAACACTACGATCCCCTGCTGACGTAGATAAGCTATGACAggagccatgcacttcgtgaagactcttgGTGCTGAAGACAGGCCGAATGGAAGGACCTTGTATTGAAAGAAATCTGGTCCAACGGTGAAGGCGAGGAATCTGCGGTGGTCGCTCTGTATCGCAATGtgaaaataggcgtccttcaggtccagCGTGGCGAACCAGGCATCTTTCTGCAAGAGTGGCAggatagaagcaagggttaccatcctgaagCGTCTATAAGCTATGAAGGTGTTAAGGGCGCGTAAGTCCAAAATTGGCCTAAGGCCTTCAGGTTTTTTAGGGACAATGAAGTATTTGGAAAAAAAGCAGTATCGGGCCTGGGAAGGTTGTACAGGCTCGATAGCGCCCTTGTCCAAAagggagcgcacttcgtcgagaagggtgtccgagggtaaGGTGGTAATGATAGCTCCGGTGGTAGGGAGCGTAGAGAACTCCAGGGTATAACCCCTTTGGACTATATTTAGGACCCAGGAGTCTGTTGAGATGGAAGCCCAGGTGTTATAAAAGGGCTGCAACCCCTCTGTGTGGGAGGTGACGAAGTGCGCTAGGGGGCTTCAGAATCTCTTTTTGCCCCTAGCATCTTTTTTCTTATAACCTGGTTGGTAACGGCTTTGAGACGGCTGGTGACGGTCTTGTTGAGAGGGAGACCTGGAGCGTCCGCCCTGGCGTGTGGAATCTTGAGGCTGGAACTGTCTCTCGGGATGGTGGAAGCGTTGTTGGCCGTGGTGGAACCAGTTCCGTTGGCCACTGTACCGTTGCTTAGCTGGCCTGGAGGATGAGGCTGACATGCCGTGTTTCTTGGCAGCTGTTTTCATTCTATAACGAAAGCTTAACTTTTCTTCTGTCTCTTTATTGAATAGGCCAGAATTATCAAATGGCATGTCCTCTATTGCCGCTTTGGCTTGGGGAGTCAAATCTGAGGAACGGAGCCAGGCATATCGGCGGAGAGCTACGGATCCAGAGAGGATCTTGGAGGAGCAATCGGTTGAGTGTCATGCTGATATTATTTGCTGTCCACCCACAGAGTGGGCCTCGTTGCGGATGGCGGACATAATCCttttcttatcatcaggaagttcacTGATGATAGGGTCCATTTTTTCCATAAGGAGCTGGACATATGCCCCCATGCACGCTGCGTAGTTGGCAATTTTATGTGTATCAGAGGTCCCCGGATCATCCCTAGTTGAGGAGGGATGGAAGGCCTTTTCATATAGAGACGCTTTCAACTTCTGGTCTCTATTTTTTAGGGCCTGGGCCGTCATGGCCTTACAATGCCTGCAGGCTCCTGGGATGTGGCCTTCCCCTAGGCATAGGACACATTTGTCGTGCCCATCTGACATGGGTATTTTAACCCCGCATTTAGCGCATTGTTTAAAGGAAGCCATGGCGCTGAAGCGTTACCAGTTTGGCCAGTCAAACAAGGTTGAAATCGGCGGGCAAGAAGAAGTCGAGTCCGTTCCGTAGTCAAATGTCCGTCCTAAGGCTTTAGACAAGTTGAAATCGGCAAGCAAAGAATGGTCAAGTCCGTTCCGTGGTCAAATGTCCGTAAGGCTATGGTCAGAGATTCAGAGCTGAACAACAgcaagttcctcgagctgctagCGCggtggaatgaaggaactgaagaagggCGGACCGCCAGGGGACTTATAtacgggatgggcggggctaccgccaaaaagttgcaaagagactgcagaaagttacatgactttctgcccagagattctagaagtttccgagtttgctgcgcatgcgcagaaataacccatttgtgtgattcgcagagaccacgaagaagaagtgaGGATCATGTAAGTCATCACATTCTctatcatcatgtatggatgagagagctggacaataaagaaagccaacaaaatcaactaatttgagatgcggtgctggagaggagtgctgaggatgctgtgGATAGTCAAGGAGGCAAAcacttcctggaagccaggatgactaaactgaggctgtcataccttggccatgtcatgagaaggtataaatcattagaaaagacaataatgctagggaaggtagagggcagtagaaagagagatagaccacatgccagatagttaGACTCAGACagagagaccatgggcctgagcctgtaggacatgagcagagcagtagaggacaggatgtattggaaatgtctcatccatagggttgccatgagtcgaagttgactcaagggcagtaaCCAACCACCATTACACACTGTTCTTTCAAAaatttcacagtttaaaaaaatatgtttatcaGTTCAGTTGTAACTCAGCTTTGATAAAGTGCGGACACTGATATTCTAGTACAATTTCTTTTGGTGCTCTTGAACAGATTTTTGTCTTTCATGTCaacaaattaaagtgttttgaaagtctattagaaAACGTTAACCCCTTTGCAGGATTATTCTTTGCAATATCATTTCATCCAGTCAGATAGTACAACATAGAAACATCAAAGCACATTGTGAAAAACTGTAAGTGATGGAGCAAGTCTGAGGTCATTTTGGATTTAGAGTACCAACGAAaccaacatacattttaaaaaaacaaactcaatTTTGCAGACCTGTGTAGGCTAAGGTCACAGGGATCATCTAAACAAATGATGATTTTGAATTAATTTGTATTGTCCCACATTTGTCAACAAGGGGTTTAATTTGTAAGGTGACAGTATATTGACTAAAGAAAGCAGATATACAAAGAATATAGTCTGGAAGAGAGAGCAATCCCATTTTAATACAGTTTTTACAGAGAACAGTTTAAACAGGATGAAGTCCCTGTGCAATAATtctctgagcatgcacagagtttggaaagttactttttaaaaataatttgttcccaTTACATGTTTGCAAAGCAATCTGTTGCTGTTATTCATTTCAGTGTTGACAAATTCACTGTATTATTTGTTGCACCGTCTTCtaatattttgtgttattttttgggagggaaagaaacctTGAGATAGGTAACAGAATAACAGAATCCTTGAAATAATCCTGTCAAAAGGActctaaaatgcattttaaaaatgtttgagtATAACTAGAAACCATTAAGAGATTTCATCAATAAAGTAATTTTATCATTCTCATTACATTACTTTTTGATATGTAATTTTGTTCCAGTTTTATAGGTAAACACATTGCTTACTGTTAATTACTTTCATGCACTTTTGCTTATCATAAGAAATGCTTTGGTGCATACACCAAAGTCTGTTTAATTTAAGGTAGATGGAAGCAGGTATAAGGTATTCCTTCAGTGGGTTGTAGCACCTTTGTATATAAGTTGGGGAAACTGATTAAAAAGCACAACACAGCACATGCTCATTTTTTATATTCTGTGTTTATTAGACATTCTGCATCTGTTCTGTTTATTGGTAAAATAATCCCTTATCTTCTTTTTTGTTACTTAATGTTCATTGGGAAAATGTCATGTTTTCATTTGCTGTTCTATCCAGTCAAGATATGCGCTGACCTTGGTGTAGATCCCAAAGTTATCAGGATTCCCACAGCCTTCTCCCCAGCTCACTAGTCCAATTAAGAACCAGGTATTCTTGAATTTTGTGACCATGGGCCCACCACTGTCTGCATGACAGGAATCCCGTTTATCTCCTGGTATCCCTGCACAGAACATGTTATCAGAGACAGAATTCCACATAGCATTGATACAATCATTCCGTGGTGCCACAGGGATTTTAATATACTGAAGAACAGTGGAGTAATTCTTGCTGTTGTCTGTACTCTGGCTGCCCCATCCTGTCACCACCGTTTGTGTCCCTTCTTTCATCAACTCCTGGTCTGCCAGAAGCTTGGAAGGCAGGCAAATGGGCACTATGTACTTGTTGaccatgatggggtgagctagGTGCAACATTGCAATGTCATTGTCAGAGGTGGATTCAGAATAATTTTCATGAGGCAATTGCTTGTCAACATCCATTATTTGTTCACTTTCCTCTGTTCTCAGACGATTATATTTACCTGTGAGGACAAGAGAAAAACTGAGAAAGGGTACTGACTTCTGGTATCTAAGTCTAGCTCACATCTTTCAAAACAGTTAAGTAGAATCCTTaggcaaagcttggaaatgaTTAGAAATAACAAACCAGGGAGGTTTGGAGTCCCTCAAAAAGAATGATTGCCTAAACCGAACACTCTTGTACCTCAcatggagaggcaggaaataatgtgttgttgttgttattattattattaggcattaTAAATCCTATGATGCTATTATCCAAATATACTAAACTTCGCCCATCATGCATTTTCCTGGGGGATATGTTAGTCTATTGTCAGTGAGATCCAAAGAAAAAGATCTTACTGGTTATTTTAGAACAAAAGATAGTTCATCTTCCTTAAGCAATGAAGCTTGCTCTTCAACAGCAGCAAAATAGGCAAAACTCATAAAAGGCAAGATATCACAGTAGAAACAGCAGCATCAGTTGAAGAAACAATCCAATATAATTACGGAAACGAAAGCCCAGCTTCAAAGACATCACCAAGCCCTTCCTGAATATTGGTCTGCCTCAATAAAACCATTAGAAGAATTACTGTAGTTTCTTTTCCAACTACGGCTGcgtccacgctgcagaaataatccagtttgacacctcttcaactgccatggctccatcctaggtaatcctggaatttgtagtttgtggcaccagagctttatgACAGAGCAAgcaaaatgtcacacaaaactacaatatccagcattccatggaaccatggtagtcaaagtggtttcaacctggattatttctgcagggtggatgtAACCTAGTAAACTGTCAAGCATACATTAAACAGTAAGTGAAGTTCTTGACATGGGCATCAAGCAGAAAgctcaaataacaacaacaacaaatcttaaaCTGGATGATCTGGAAAACTGCAATTTAAGGATCCATGGAATTCAGGAATCAGATTGATGGTTGGCTGACCTTATTACTGCTTTGAAAGTATTAGAATTCAACCTCAACAAGGAAAATCAGTATTATTGCAAAATTCACATGCTTTACAATGAAAGTTCTAGCAGAAGTGCTCATACTcaaattcatttctttaaaaatggccGTATTGCAATTTAATGACAAGAGACATTAATCACTACTTTCTGATAGAGAGTGTACTTCTAACACTTTCAACTATAGCATTAGTCCCATCAAGGCATACTTAATCAACCAGAGAGGCCAATATACGATTGGTAACCATCACAGTAGCAAAGCCCCTCTACATGTCTTCAGGATATCCAAACTGAAAATAAACGCACATTACAGGCCAAGCAATTGCCAAAGTGGCATCAGTCCGAATGTCCTAATACTGAGGTCCAGTTCAAGATGAATCTGATTGATTTTGTGTGCAAAACATGCAATAGACTGCTCACAGCAAGTCATTGACTGCTCTAGTACCCTCTCTCCAGCATCTGATTAAGATCTCACATAAAGCAGAATAACATCACTGGTCTATTCTGTGAAGACACAAGGATGGCAGTGTAGTAGGCTTTCTTCATTATCTTCCCTACCCCATATAGCTTTTCAGATGATATGTCACAATTCAGTTGTCCTGTGTTATCTTTCAAAGGCACTCTAACCACCAGCCCTCCTCTTTCATTgtatgtgtacatgccttcaaagTTCATtgtgtttcttaggcaaggaatactcagtggttattcagacagtgaagaTAATCCAGGTGGAATCTGGGTccaatgcatccaattaagtttttttggggggatgggtcTGCCAACCCTCCCACTTAACCCAAGATAACTGATGTTGGGTTTTTCCCCcaggtttttctaaaagattcagattttcaactgtgtgaataactgatgcaaatagacatGGGATAAATCAGGATGaaactgcatgccttgaacatgctttgaatacatttgcatcattgactccatctttgagtgctgacacatatgagcaactgaactcacagTGATGTGCACAGATgtagttccatagtgtgaaaaaCAGACCTGGAATGAGTGCTTGAGATTATTCACATTACTCacgctaaaaacaaacaaatgtgtttttgccagttctttcctctgaaatatagcctacagtatctggcatttattggtggtctttcacccaagtactaactagaCCTTAGCTTCCCAGCTATGTCACCATCCAGctcagctttcaagatcagatgtgatctgatGGCCTTTAAGTATTTAGATCATTGGCTTTAGCTCTCCATAAAAACAGGAGCTAATCTGGTTTTACCAATACATAGGTGTGATACTCTGCCACTAGGGGGGTATGGTTATGAGCACCCTGGATATTTACAAATTCTATAGATTAGCCAGGAATTTGACAGTACCATcaacaaatgaagcagaaagCTTCCCAAGTGCATTTAGGAAACCATTTGGATCTATCAGGTACTATCATAATTGGTCAACCATCTCTGTAGAGGTCCACACTGACAGCCAGTCTAAAACTAACCAGATGGTGATGACAATGAAGCTTCATATGTATTTTCCACCTTCAGATCACCAACTCTATCAGAAAAGAATACCAATATAGCCATACCCTGCCACACTGGTGGGGCCAGACTCTAACTTAGTTGTCATGTGGATATGAACCACTCCTGATTGAATGGAGTAATTGAATGCCAAAACAGACATCATCTCTTAGGATGAAGGCCTGCTATATAGCAGGCTAGCCAGTATGCCAGTAGGATCCCTTCCTGATCCTGGAAGTCAAGAGTATTGACTGAGGTGTCACATATTAAGAAGCAATACAGTCATTTTGATTTTCTTACCAAATTTCAGCCTGATTCTTTGTTCATTCACCACACAATGAGCAGCAGTCAGAACCCAGGCAGGGTTGATGAGAACACCACCACACTTAAATTTGCCTGTACTGTCACTCAGCATAACCTGCAATGGAAAGGAAGAGAGGTGGAagatttttttactttatttacacATTTTCACAGTGTATGTTCAGTGGTGCTCTGCTGCCATAGTCAGCATCTGAAATTGCCCCAGTTGCTATTCTATTTCAAATGACAAAGACCTTTCCTCAGAGTATATTTCTGTTCatgatacagtactgtatttttaaaggggAGTATTAGTAGGAGTACTCTGAGAATTATGCAGTACAGCAaaataggaaattatcacacgtCATTGTGCCATCCCTGTCCTATCCTTCATGCAcaatcatgggaaggactttcagatgatgttgtgctTATCCGAACAGTACCTTGTCCGGAAAGCTTGAGTGACAGTGATCGCATGAAAGACTTTCATGTGAcatcacactgatcctgtcattgtcccttCATTGAAGTGGCACTGCATGGCGttttgtattaacaggagttcaCGCTAATGAACTCCTGCTGCTTAAGTGACAGGATAATGAAAGGATCAGTGCTATgttatgaaaggcttttgtgtGATCGCTGTCATggacgggataaggacaggggaatGATCCAGTCCCTAtcctgtgtgtgataatctccatagtctccaAAGTAGGGCCGTGGGGGAAACTAAACAACAGGAGAAGTTGTGCTCTTTCTGTGCTCTGGAGGGTCTTTCTTCAGAACCTAATGTCTGCCAGAATGTTCAAGATCTCAGAGCTGAATATTTAAGGGCTCTGTTTTTATTCTTAATTCAAACAAAgtctatttattttaaagggaGTCTCTGTAGATGTTTGGTCAATatcaccttttttttctttacaggcAACCACAGCATGCTGCTGTGTTGTGTTATGTTATGTAATAGCAAGAGTGAGGAAGCTTTCATCCTCCAAATACTGATGATCTACTGGAGTTTCCATCATATTCCCACTGGCCATATTGGCTAGAATTGAGAGGAACTGTAATTCAACAACAACTGGTGGGCCACAGGCTCCCCAGTCCCATGTTGTGATTTTGATGTTAAGTTCTAACTAAAGCCTGAAAACATAGAAATCTCTCTAGAAGTTCCACTGTATGCAAATAGTTCTGAGATGCTGCTGCAGCTGGCAGTCAGAAACATAAGTATGATGTTTCTATTATGCTTGGAGCCAATAACCATACTCAGTGATGAAGTCCCTATAGCGAAATGTCCTAGAAGAGTTCCAAAATGCAGCAAGCTGTGTCAATCTACATTAATAACTGAGAAACAAAATCTAGCAGCTTTCCTCTCTAccatctatttttgtttttgtagagGAGTTTTGCCCTCCCAAGCCCAATACCCCATTATACTTCAGATTACAGTAGGAACAGCGCAATAGGAAAACCTCAACACTATTGTCAGGGAAATTGGATTTCCCTTCAGTTACTGTGGAGACTGGAATTAAACTCAGAAggaaattgtgtccagttctgggcatcacaattcaaaaaagatgttgagaaactagagcgtgtccaaaggagggcaactaaaatggtgaaggatgtggaaatcatgccctatgaggaaagactcaggaagctggggatgtttagcctagtgaagagaaggttaagaggtgatatgatagccctgtttaaatacttgaagggatgtcatattgaggaggaagcaagtttgttttctgctgctccagagactagaacatggaacaatggatgcaagctgcaggaaaagagattccacctcaacattaggaggaacgttctgacattaagggctgtttgacggtggaacatactccttcggagtgtagtggtgtctccttctttggagatctttaaacagaagctggatggccatctgtcggagatactttgattgtgagttcctgcatggtgggatttggactggatggcccttgtggtctcttccaactctatgattcaaggGGAGTCCAAGAGGGGTGGCAGATCCCCTTCTTATCTAAAAAATCCTGGGGCTTTGACGTTGTGTGCTTGGCTGCACTACACTACTGACCACAAAAATACAGACTTAGTTTATCAGTGGAGATAGCTAGTATGCCCCGCAGTATGTGAAACTGAAAGTGAACTTGCCACTTTGCTGTATTTATctgtaagtagggttgccataagtcaggacctccaaaccgggacaaatgtaggacaaatgtaggacaatattttcaaatgtaggacacgttttatacaaaatggaggacatgcgaaaaaattgatgcttttaaaaaaaatgttaatataaatgcatgtttcttaggcatgattaaaatggaggacattttggcattattcctagacagatggcagaaatgtacttccctttctggccacccccccccctcccacattccaaaacacacacgaagcacatttgggcatttgcaaactgagtcacacagctagctctttgcatgctaataataataataataataataataataataataatattgataatcatggaaggtccctttgcaaactgactcacacagctaggtctttgcataataataacaacaacaataataataggtccctttgcaaactgactccaggcccgtagctaggcctttaggggccctggggcagaaagtacatttggggcccctatgttttttaatgtctcGAGTCCTACTGCGCACcgcgggcaccatcttggcacaccactgTTTACATGGGGTGTGTGTCGATGACGTGACTCGTGCGGCTCctttggggtagggttgccataattctctaccaccaaaccggggaaaatgtagggaaaatataatt from Sceloporus undulatus isolate JIND9_A2432 ecotype Alabama chromosome 3, SceUnd_v1.1, whole genome shotgun sequence encodes the following:
- the LOC121925704 gene encoding vitamin K-dependent protein C-like isoform X1, with protein sequence MWRLISLLVFSAAFVVSNGHEASVFYSSQEANQVLKIQKRANTFLEEVKPGSLERECYEEQCDFEEAREIFESNEKTLSFWTKYYDGDMCESNPCFNGVCRDGIGRYDCICKKDWEGRLCQNEVIYTNCSMDNGGCDHFCNDVQRDNEQYRYCSCASGYRLSDNHTSCEPDVEFPCGKVVEPKLKIAKVIGGKSGRKGDSPWQVMLSDSTGKFKCGGVLINPAWVLTAAHCVVNEQRIRLKFGKYNRLRTEESEQIMDVDKQLPHENYSESTSDNDIAMLHLAHPIMVNKYIVPICLPSKLLADQELMKEGTQTVVTGWGSQSTDNSKNYSTVLQYIKIPVAPRNDCINAMWNSVSDNMFCAGIPGDKRDSCHADSGGPMVTKFKNTWFLIGLVSWGEGCGNPDNFGIYTKVSAYLDWIEQQMKT
- the LOC121925704 gene encoding vitamin K-dependent protein C-like isoform X3, with product MGMKHQLSFWTKYYDGDMCESNPCFNGVCRDGIGRYDCICKKDWEGRLCQNEVIYTNCSMDNGGCDHFCNDVQRDNEQYRYCSCASGYRLSDNHTSCEPDVEFPCGKVVEPKLKIAKVIGGKSGRKGDSPWQVMLSDSTGKFKCGGVLINPAWVLTAAHCVVNEQRIRLKFGKYNRLRTEESEQIMDVDKQLPHENYSESTSDNDIAMLHLAHPIMVNKYIVPICLPSKLLADQELMKEGTQTVVTGWGSQSTDNSKNYSTVLQYIKIPVAPRNDCINAMWNSVSDNMFCAGIPGDKRDSCHADSGGPMVTKFKNTWFLIGLVSWGEGCGNPDNFGIYTKVSAYLDWIEQQMKT
- the LOC121925704 gene encoding vitamin K-dependent protein C-like isoform X2 gives rise to the protein MWRLISLLVFSAAFVVSNGHEASVFYSSQEANQVLKIQKRANTFLEEVKPGSLERECYEEQCDFEEAREIFESNEKTLSFWTKYYEVIYTNCSMDNGGCDHFCNDVQRDNEQYRYCSCASGYRLSDNHTSCEPDVEFPCGKVVEPKLKIAKVIGGKSGRKGDSPWQVMLSDSTGKFKCGGVLINPAWVLTAAHCVVNEQRIRLKFGKYNRLRTEESEQIMDVDKQLPHENYSESTSDNDIAMLHLAHPIMVNKYIVPICLPSKLLADQELMKEGTQTVVTGWGSQSTDNSKNYSTVLQYIKIPVAPRNDCINAMWNSVSDNMFCAGIPGDKRDSCHADSGGPMVTKFKNTWFLIGLVSWGEGCGNPDNFGIYTKVSAYLDWIEQQMKT